A window of Bufo gargarizans isolate SCDJY-AF-19 chromosome 9, ASM1485885v1, whole genome shotgun sequence contains these coding sequences:
- the LOC122946414 gene encoding oocyte zinc finger protein XlCOF7.1-like produces the protein MMEKAEAILNHTLEIISLLTVEDYILVKREADGNKCTYSLCAAELHNDILDSAATRPDLSFTLLDVQDRNQMKILELANKIIRLLTCEVPLKCQDVAVYFSKDEWEYLEGHGEHYNHKRMGEGKEPLPLNHQNMDQRSPVQHRIKEEPDTGEFEETRPAHSVSCIPPGHVKSEPRDSSYEDTADTIRTDSPQFQSSVTSHISKEPDDSYDTQLSALDDNFNNQTMKSEMIYQLTVTNNKNCRNSRCGGRLGPCERCGKQFGNKASLSRHMKSHTGERPFLCNVCGKSFSCRNHVVTHQRIHTGERPYTCEECGRKFTNHNHLVLHKVVHTKEKPYTCPVCGKGFTRQSSVVKHSGIHAETKPHVCKECGKSYCQYANLVVHQRLHSGETPFICRHCEKGFILKAAMLRHELSHTGEKPFACPQCDKCFFDNSTLNKHKRRVHPKESDKS, from the exons GACTACATTCTTGTGAAGAGAGAGGCGGACGGAAACAAGTGCACTTACAGCCTCTGCGCTGCGGAGCTTCACAATGACATCCTGGACTCCGCAGCGACGCGTCCAGATCTCTCGTTCACCCTCCTCGATGTACAGGACCGAAATCAGATGAAGATCCTAGAGCTGGCCAACAAGATCATCCGGCTGTTGACCTGTGAG GTGCCCTTAAAGTGTCAGGACGTGGCGGTTTATTTCTCCAAGGACGAATGGGAATATCTGGAAGGACACGGAGAACATTATAACCATAAGCGAATGGGTGAAGGCAAAG AACCACTTCCTTTGAACCATCAGAACATGGACCAGAGGAGCCCTGTCCAGCACCGTATCAAAGAGGAACCAGACACTGGAGAATTTGAAG AAACTCGGCCTGCACATAGCGTTAGTTGTATCCCCCCTGGTCATGTGAAGTCTGAGCCTCGAGACAGCTCCTATGAGGACACAGCGGACACAATCCGTACGG ATTCTCCCCAGTTTCAGTCTTCTGTCACAAGTCACATCTCCAAGGAACCTGATGACTCCTACGACACTCAGCTCTCTGCACTAG ATGATAACTTCAATAATCAGACTATGAAGTCGGAGATGATCTACCAGCTAACAGTCACCAATAATAAAAACTGCCGAAACTCGAGGTGTGGAGGAAGGTTAGGTCCATGTGAACGGTGCGGGAAACAATTTGGCAACAAGGCATCTCTCAGTCGACACATGAAAAGTCACACGGGGGAAAGACCGTTTTTATGTAACGTTTGCGGGAAAAGTTTCTCCTGCAGGAATCATGTGGTAACCCACCAGCGGATCCACACCGGGGAGAGACCATACACCTGTGAAGAGTGTGGCCGGAAGTTCACAAACCATAATCATCTTGTCCTCCACAAGGTGGTCCACACCAAAGAGAAGCCATATACTTGTCCCGTTTGCGGGAAAGGCTTCACTAGGCAATCAAGTGTCGTCAAGCACTCAGGCATCCATGCAGAGACTAAGCCGCACGTGTGCAAGGAGTGTGGCAAGAGCTACTGCCAGTACGCCAACCTGGTGGTCCACCAACGACTGCACTCTGGGGAGACACCTTTTATTTGCAGACATTGCGAGAAAGGGTTTATTCTTAAAGCTGCTATGCTAAGACATGAATTGTCACACACTGGAGAGAAGCCGTTTGCCTGTCCCCAGTGTGATAAATGTTTCTTTGACAACTCCACTCTCAACAAGCACAAACGTAGGGTCCACCCCAAGGAGTCTGATAAATCCTAG
- the LOC122946280 gene encoding zinc finger protein 184-like has protein sequence MTVAVYFSMEEWDYVKGHKQQYQSIITETEPDKMDTADLGITQDAQDVDESRSPELADLHVEEIDYESTSGKDDDEYEEEDHKMKCKYELSSGPPGTSAAGRFTSIIDDTYPAAPLLDESEIKVEMTEEIKEDGTYESLANRTSAPDKVTTPHYRWNPNIWSISERFICSGNGRPFDPYPAIKPTTEDKPTETSRLQFINQVALDDKPFRCIACGQMFKYKSSAMRHYSVVHGVKPHQCNECGRRFSTKFKAVVHKCNPRKHSRDFWDDQGGFTL, from the exons ATGACTGTGGCCGTCTacttctccatggaggagtgggactATGTGAAAGGACACAAGCAGCAGTACCAGAGCATTATAACCGAGACCGAACCTGACAAGATGGACACTGCAGACTTGGGTATAACGCAGGATGCACAGGATGTTGATGAAAGCCGCTCCCCAG AATTAGCAGACCTGCACGTGGAAGAAATAGACTACGAGTCAACCAGCGGGAAGGATGACGACGAGTATGAAGAGGAAGACCACAAGATGaaatgcaaatatgagctgagcAGTGGACCCCCGGGGACCTCAGCAG CCGGTCGCTTCACATCCATCATAGATGACACCTACCCTGCAGCCCCTTTACTGGATGAAAGCGAAATCAAGGTGGAGATGACCGAAGAGATAAAAGAAGACGGGACGTACGAAAGCCTCGCCAACAGGACGTCTGCACCGGACAAAGTCACGACCCCCCATTACCGCTGGAACCCAAACATCTGGAGCATCAGTGAGCGGTTCATATGTAGTGGGAATGGTAGACCCTTTGACCCCTACCCAGCCATAAAACCCACCACCGAGGACAAGCCCACAGAAACATCCCGCCTGCAGTTCATCAACCAGGTTGCCTTAGACGACAAGCCGTTCCGATGCATCGCCTGTGGACAGATGTTCAAATACAAATCCAGCGCCATGCGGCACTACAGCGTGGTCCACGGGGTGAAGCCTCACCAGTGCAACGAGTGCGGCAGAAGGTTCTCCACCAAATTCAAAGCAGTCGTTCACAAGTGCAACCCCCGCAAACACTCGAGGGATTTCTGGGACGATCAGGGGGGGTTCACTCTTTAG